The Litchfieldia alkalitelluris genome has a window encoding:
- a CDS encoding aspartate aminotransferase family protein, translating to MKKTNLIKPILDKDYPMISYGSGVYLYDSSGKKYLDGSSGAVTASIGHGVPEIIQTMNEQANKVSFIYRSQFSSEPAETLATKLAEITSEHFNWTFFVNSGSEATETAMKIAIQYWQEKGYQGKNKIISRWMSYHGITLGALSMSGHSVRRARFVPLLEDFPTINPPYCFRCPYHLTYPTCNTLCALELEQAIQRIGSEHIAAFIAEPIIGAAGGGIVAPEGYLKKIQEICVKNNILFIADEVMTGIGRTGKMFGMEHWGVQADIVALGKGMSAGYTPIAATLVSDKVIEPILSGSKLVMSGHTYSANPQSCATSLAVINYIENNNLVKNAEMMGNYLFSKLKLLEKKVTSIGDIRGKGLLMGIEFVSDRDNKVPFKREISLTTKLIERAQENGLLLYPANAGIEGVGGDAILVAPPLTIQEAEIDKLVSLLEKTLLELEHTL from the coding sequence TTGAAAAAGACAAACTTAATTAAACCAATATTAGATAAAGATTATCCAATGATTAGCTATGGTTCTGGTGTATATCTTTATGATAGTTCAGGTAAAAAGTATCTTGATGGTTCCTCTGGAGCTGTTACAGCTAGTATTGGCCATGGTGTACCTGAAATCATACAAACTATGAATGAACAAGCAAACAAGGTGTCATTTATATACCGATCTCAATTCTCAAGTGAACCCGCCGAAACGTTAGCAACGAAATTAGCGGAAATAACAAGTGAGCATTTTAATTGGACCTTTTTTGTTAACAGTGGATCTGAAGCAACTGAAACCGCTATGAAAATCGCAATTCAATATTGGCAAGAAAAAGGATATCAAGGTAAAAATAAAATCATCTCACGCTGGATGAGTTATCATGGTATAACCCTTGGTGCATTATCAATGTCGGGTCATTCTGTTAGAAGGGCCCGCTTTGTTCCTCTATTAGAAGACTTCCCAACAATTAACCCACCTTATTGCTTTCGTTGTCCTTATCATTTAACCTATCCAACTTGCAATACCCTTTGTGCACTTGAATTGGAGCAAGCCATTCAACGAATTGGGTCAGAACACATTGCTGCTTTTATTGCTGAGCCTATTATAGGTGCAGCAGGTGGTGGTATTGTTGCTCCAGAGGGTTATTTAAAAAAAATCCAAGAAATATGTGTAAAGAACAATATATTATTTATTGCTGATGAAGTAATGACAGGGATAGGACGTACCGGAAAAATGTTTGGGATGGAGCACTGGGGTGTTCAGGCAGATATTGTGGCCTTAGGAAAAGGTATGAGTGCGGGCTATACACCAATTGCTGCAACACTTGTATCTGATAAAGTTATTGAGCCGATTCTTTCTGGGTCGAAACTAGTTATGAGTGGACATACGTATAGTGCCAATCCACAATCTTGTGCTACCTCACTTGCTGTGATTAATTATATTGAAAATAATAACTTAGTAAAAAATGCAGAAATGATGGGTAATTATCTTTTTTCAAAATTAAAATTACTAGAAAAAAAGGTTACAAGTATAGGAGACATCCGTGGGAAGGGATTATTAATGGGAATTGAGTTTGTATCTGACCGAGATAACAAAGTACCCTTTAAAAGAGAAATTTCCTTAACCACTAAATTGATCGAAAGAGCACAGGAGAATGGTTTGTTATTGTACCCAGCAAATGCTGGAATTGAGGGTGTAGGTGGAGATGCTATCTTGGTTGCACCGCCATTAACGATACAAGAAGCTGAAATTGATAAACTTGTTAGTTTACTAGAGAAAACACTTTTAGAGTTGGAACATACGCTCTAG
- a CDS encoding CoA transferase subunit A, with amino-acid sequence MNDNPYSKMISLEEAVSYITDGCTLMYGGFGGVGSPPSIIEEIIDKEISELILIGNDAGFPDIGIGRLISKHRVKHLIASHIGSNPVAGKLMNEGKLEVEFSPQGTLAERIRAGGVGIGGVLVDIGIDNEIVNNGKQLITTNNGTYMIETALKSDVSIVFAKKADPFGNLIYDKTARNMNPLVAMAGNVTIAEVEEIVPLGELNPEEIITPGIFVDKIVVSKGVNWKWVWQRT; translated from the coding sequence ATGAATGATAATCCCTATTCAAAAATGATTAGTTTAGAGGAAGCAGTATCATATATAACAGATGGTTGTACTTTAATGTACGGTGGATTTGGTGGAGTTGGAAGTCCTCCATCAATTATTGAAGAAATCATAGATAAAGAGATTTCGGAATTAATTTTAATAGGAAATGATGCAGGGTTTCCGGATATTGGTATTGGAAGACTCATAAGTAAACACCGCGTGAAACATCTAATTGCGTCCCATATTGGCTCAAATCCAGTGGCTGGGAAGTTAATGAATGAAGGGAAGCTTGAAGTTGAATTTTCGCCACAAGGAACACTTGCTGAAAGAATAAGAGCGGGTGGTGTAGGAATAGGCGGTGTGTTAGTGGATATAGGAATTGATAATGAAATTGTTAATAATGGCAAGCAATTAATCACTACAAATAACGGAACATATATGATAGAAACTGCTTTAAAGTCAGATGTATCAATAGTATTTGCAAAAAAAGCAGATCCGTTTGGAAATCTTATTTATGATAAAACCGCTCGAAATATGAATCCGCTTGTAGCTATGGCAGGTAATGTCACAATAGCTGAAGTAGAGGAAATCGTACCACTAGGTGAATTAAATCCGGAGGAAATAATAACCCCTGGTATTTTTGTAGATAAGATTGTCGTTAGTAAAGGAGTGAATTGGAAGTGGGTATGGCAAAGGACATAA
- a CDS encoding 3-oxoacid CoA-transferase subunit B: MAKDIREKIAKRAAKEIKGGDIVNLGIGIPSLVPNYLPKDLPVMVQAENGVLGIGGTPVQGDENENLCNAAGYPVLTVNGASYMDSGIAFGMIRKGLIDITILGSLQVSQNGDLANWIVPGKRVPGMGGAMELAQKAKKVIVVMSHVDKEGYPKIVKHCILPLTSEKCVDLIITDMAVIEVEEAGLKLTEVMKPYKVEDILKNTDANLLISDSLIHS, translated from the coding sequence ATGGCAAAGGACATAAGAGAAAAAATTGCCAAACGAGCTGCTAAGGAAATTAAAGGTGGAGACATTGTAAATCTAGGAATAGGAATTCCCTCACTCGTTCCTAATTATTTACCCAAGGACTTACCCGTAATGGTTCAGGCGGAAAATGGTGTTCTTGGAATCGGAGGAACTCCTGTTCAAGGTGATGAGAATGAAAACCTTTGTAATGCGGCTGGATATCCGGTCTTAACGGTTAATGGGGCCTCTTATATGGATAGCGGAATTGCTTTCGGAATGATTCGAAAAGGACTTATTGATATTACCATTTTAGGATCTCTACAGGTTAGTCAGAATGGTGATTTAGCGAATTGGATTGTCCCGGGTAAGCGTGTGCCAGGAATGGGTGGGGCAATGGAATTAGCACAAAAAGCAAAGAAGGTAATTGTTGTTATGAGTCATGTTGATAAAGAAGGTTATCCAAAAATAGTCAAACATTGTATCTTACCGTTAACATCAGAAAAGTGTGTGGACTTAATTATCACGGATATGGCGGTAATAGAAGTAGAAGAAGCAGGCTTAAAATTAACTGAAGTTATGAAACCTTATAAAGTTGAAGATATTTTGAAAAATACTGATGCGAATCTACTAATCTCAGATTCTTTAATACATTCTTGA
- a CDS encoding NAD(P)/FAD-dependent oxidoreductase, whose amino-acid sequence MSRTYDCVIVGGGIAGLQAGIQLGRYQHQTVVIDSNNGRSTLCRNYHNILGWPNGVSGETLRNLGEMQASSYGVQIIKDKVVDIAIENTGILQITCHSGDKYFAKKVLLATGVMDRLPEINHLIPCLGLSVYVCPDCDGYEVRNKKTIVLGAGKTGANLAKTIKQWTNSIVYVNHDGDDVDDETKKVLKDQGIEYIKEPIDSILTGTNETAIEGIKLTSGKVIEGEKGFIAFGGNEVRTDLVKSLGIERMENKHITVDPRTKKTSHPNVWAAGDIAVHSEQVTIAMGDGMQAAIWIHKSLMEDQQKP is encoded by the coding sequence ATGAGTAGAACATATGATTGTGTCATCGTTGGTGGAGGAATTGCCGGTCTTCAAGCAGGCATCCAACTCGGAAGATATCAACATCAAACGGTAGTTATTGATTCGAACAATGGTAGGTCAACGTTATGTCGGAATTATCATAATATTTTAGGATGGCCCAATGGTGTTAGTGGTGAGACGCTAAGGAATCTAGGGGAGATGCAGGCATCAAGCTATGGGGTCCAAATAATTAAAGATAAGGTAGTTGATATCGCAATTGAGAATACCGGTATATTGCAAATAACCTGTCATTCCGGTGATAAATATTTTGCGAAGAAAGTATTACTTGCTACAGGTGTTATGGATCGTTTGCCTGAAATTAATCATCTGATCCCATGCCTAGGTTTATCGGTTTATGTTTGCCCTGACTGTGATGGCTATGAGGTTAGAAATAAAAAAACAATTGTACTAGGAGCGGGTAAAACCGGTGCAAATTTAGCAAAAACAATAAAACAATGGACAAACTCTATTGTTTATGTCAATCATGATGGTGATGACGTGGATGATGAGACGAAAAAAGTCCTTAAGGATCAAGGAATTGAGTATATTAAAGAACCTATCGATTCTATTTTAACTGGGACAAATGAAACAGCGATCGAAGGTATCAAGTTAACATCCGGAAAAGTCATTGAAGGAGAAAAGGGCTTTATCGCCTTTGGCGGCAATGAAGTAAGAACAGATTTAGTCAAAAGCTTAGGGATAGAAAGAATGGAAAATAAGCACATCACCGTTGATCCTAGAACCAAAAAGACTAGTCATCCTAACGTTTGGGCTGCTGGAGATATTGCCGTTCATTCGGAACAAGTGACGATTGCTATGGGTGACGGGATGCAAGCAGCAATATGGATACATAAAAGCCTAATGGAGGATCAACAGAAACCATAA